Within the Desulfovibrio sp. genome, the region ACCTGCCCAATGGCGGAACCGGAGGTACGAACCTTGATCATCTCGCGGTCGTATTCCTCCATAAAGATTTCTTCCACCAGGTTGGCGCGGTACGTGCGCGCCGTATAGGCTTCCTCCAGAATGGGCGCGGTGATGATCTCCACTCCGCGCATGTTGGCGAGGGCAGAGGCTTCAATCATCAGTTCCCGCAGCAGGGGAAACCTGAGCGAAAGGCGGCACTGGTCTTCACACAGGTGAGAACCCAGATCCACAAGCCAGGCAAGGGCTGTGCGGTCAAAGGGCGGCAGTTCACAACCCTGAATGATATGCGCCATATGGCCAAGATAGTGGCGGATGTTGGTAGCATTGCGTTCCGCTTCGTCGGCGATATGGGCTTTGATGCGAAAAAGCTTGGGAAAGCGGTCATCGTTGACAAGCAGCCCCTCGTACAGCTCTTCGCCACCAATGAGCACAACTTTGAGATCCAGAGGCAGCGAGTCGGGGGTCAGGCCCTTGGTACGGATGGCGGTATCGGGGGCTTCGCCCGAATCTTCAATACGGGCCTGATTGGAGCGCAGCGCGCGCAACAGCCCTTCCCAGGCTGTGGGATGCTGCAACAGGTCTTCCACATGGAGCACAAGAAAACCGCCGTTGGCTTTATGCAGGCTTCCCGCGCGGATGAGCGTAAAGTCTGTCACCAGCGCGCCCATCTCCGATTCCCTTTCAATGCAGCCCAGCAGGTTCACGGCAGTGGGGTGATCGTCCACCACAATGGGCGCGCCCTGTTGCTCGCTGTTGTCAACGAGAAGATTGACGGCATAGCGGTACAGCACACTGTCCGCACCCGACGCGCCATGGACTTCAATGCCAAGTGAGGGCGGCACGCCGTCTCTCTGCAAAAAGGCATCGGTATTCTTCAGCATGTCTTCGCGCAGGCTGGCAAAATAGCCGGTCAGACCTTCGCAGGCGCATGCCTTGAGGGTGCGCTGCTCAAGAGGGGCAAGCAGAGCGTTAAGCACCTGCCCCATGGCCTCGCGCTCCAGCCCGCGTTCGTCGTCCTGAAAGCTCTCTTCAGCCTTGTTCAACTGACGCATGAAGCCAGCCATGGACTGCACCAGATTGTCGCCCCGGCTCTTGAGCTTTAAGCGTATTGCGCTGTCAAGATTGTCGAACTCCTCTTCATTGAGGCGCTTGCCCTCAACCAGGGGAAAAAGGGTCAGCCCGCCGTTCTCATCCATGTCAAGGTTGAAGCCCTTGTCCACGGCAACGGAGTTCATTTTGCGCAAAAGCCCCATGCGTGCTGTCTGAAACTTGTCCACAAGTTTGGCGCGGCGCTTCATATAGGCGCTGGCTTCAAAGCGGCGGGGCAGTTCCTTGACTATGGCGTCTACAAGTTCCTTAAGGCTTTGCTTGAGCTTTTTGCCTTGCCCCGCAGGCAGGGCGAAAAGCAACGGCCTGTCAGGGTCGGCGAAATTGTGCACGTAAATAATATCCGGCGGCGTGGGCGCTTTGCGCGCCTGTGGCCGCAGGTAGTTGAGCAGCATGTACGTGCGCCCGAGATCTGTTTCGCCGGAGAGATATACATGGTAGCCGCGAGCCCTGATTTGCAAAGCAAGGTCCAGAGCCTGCATGGCGCGCGGCTGGAAGGGGTTTTTCCGGCCATTGCGCTGGGGAGGAATACCCCGGCTGTCGTCCCAGGGGATACGGGCCGGGTCCAGCGTGGCATGCAGCCTGGAGCCGGGCAAAGGTGAGATTTTAGACATATTTATCTGATATACCTATGACTGTCGGTAAAGTTTTTCAAGAATGGCTCGGCCGCCCTGGTCAAGAATCTCACTGGCAAGCTCAAGACCCCATTGGCGGGCCTGAGAAGTATGGCCCTGCTTTTGCGCCCTGAGGATGCGGCTTCCGTCCACTTCGGCCACCAGCCCCTCCAGGCAGAGCGTGTCATCATCAAGCAGACGCGCGTGCCCGGCTATGGGCACCTGGCATCCGCCTTCAAGCCCGGCCAGAAAACCCCGTTCAGCTTCGACGCATACACGGGTGGGGGTGTCTTCCAGTTGCGCCAGAAGAGCAAAAAGTTCGTAATCGTCCTCACGGCATTCAATGCCCAGAGCGCCCTGACCAACGGCAGGAAGAAAAACCTGCGGGTCAAGTGAATGCATGCAGGGGGCAGTCAGCTCCAGCCGGTTCAGACCGGCGGAAGCCAGAACAATGGCATCGTACACGCCGTCCCGCAGCTTACGCAGGCGCGTGTCAACATTGCCGCGCAGGCTCTCGATGCGCAGATCTGGTCTCTGGGCCAGAAGCTGTGCCTGCCGGCGCAGGCTGCTGGTGCCGACGCAGGCATTTTGCGGCAATGCGGCCACAGAATCGTACTGGCAGGAAAGCAGGCAATCGGTGGGATTTTCGCGCGGGGGAACGCAGCCAAGCAGAAGCCCCTGGGGCAGCTCCATGGGCACGTCCTTCATGCTGTGCACGGCAAGGTCAGCCTCGCCGTTGAGCAGGGCCTCTTCGATTTCCTTTACAAAAAGGCCCTTGCCGCCCACCTTGGCCAAAGGAACATCAAGGATGATGTCACCCTTGGTCTTGATGACGTTCAACTGAATCTCAAGCTCTGGCGCAATGGCCTGAAGGCAGCTTTTGATATGTTCAGCCTGCCAGAGGGCCAGGCGGCTGCCGCGTGTGGCGATGGTAAGGGTGCTGCGCATGCCTTTCACCTAATGGCCACAGCTTGCACAGTTGCCGCCGGAACAGCCAGCGCAGCCGCCGCCACTGCCAGAAGATGGCGCGTACTCGCCGCCATGAGCGCCGCCGCCGTGATGGGCGCAGCAAGACATGAGCTTATGCGTTGCGTCGGAGCCACAATACGGGCAAACCGGAGCCGCATCTCCGTACACCAGTTCTTCAAATTTTCGGTCGCATTTTTCGCAACTGTACTCAAAGATGGGCATGATCAATCCTCTTTTACAGTATCCGCGTGTAGATAGGGCGTAAGGGCCGCCACATTTTCAAAAAGATAATGGTCTGTAAGCTGGCATAGCAGATGCCCGGCCGTAATATGAATTTCCTGAATCAGTGGCGTATGTGAACTGGGCACATCCAGCAGCATGTGGCACAAGGGGGCCATTTTTCCTCCGCCGCGGCCAGTGAGTCCGAGGGTGCGCATGCCTGCGCTCCGCGCGGCCTCAAGAGCCGCCACCACGTTAGGGCTGTTGCCAGAGGTGGAGATGCCCACCAGAATATCGCCCTTGCGGCCCAATGCCTCTACCTGACGGGAAAAAACCTGTCTGAAATCCAGGTCATTGCCTATGGCCGTGAGCGCGGACGTATCTGTCGTGAGCGCAATGGCGGGCAGGGCGGGCCTGTCAATCAGGAAACGGTTTACAAATTCTGCGGCCAGATGTTGGGCGTCAGCCGCGCTTCCACCGTTGCCACAAAGCAAAATTTTTCCGCCCTTGGCCAGGCAGACCGCAAACTGCAGCGCCGTGTCGCGTAGATTGACCGCCTGATCAGAAAAAAAGCTTTCTCTGAGCCTGGCGCCATCGCGTGCATGGGCGGCAATGATGTCAAGTGCGTTGTCATTCATGGTGCTACGGCCTGTTGGGTTTGTGGCGTGGAAGACTCTGTTCATATGATAAAGCGCCTGCCCTGACAAGCAAGGTGCGGGCTTGCGATAAAAGCCTTGATAACGTAAATTGTTGACTTATGCAAAATCAACACAAATGCCACGTCCTTTTGGTTTGCAAGGCCCGCCATGAACGCGCTGCAGAATTGGGCGAAGAAATTGGCGCATGGCTGAAAACACAGGGACATCGGGCGGATGTTGTGGAGGCCGGGCCAGCGTCTTCTCTCTATGCTGCCGATGATCTTGATTTTGTGGTGGTGCTTGGCGGCGACGGCACCATGCTCGGGGTTGCGCGACGGCTTGTGGGCCGCAATGTGCCTGTGTTGGGCATCAATTTTGGCCGCGTGGGTTTTCTCACTGACGCCCAGCCGGAAAACTGGCGTGAAAAGCTCGAAGAGTGCCTGCAAGGCCATGAGCGCGTGCGCTCCTGCATGGCGTTGCGCTGGTTCCTCAGTCGCGACGGCAGGGCACTTGCCGAAGGCGCGGCCATCAACGATGTTGTTGTGAGCCGCGGCTCCCTGTCGCGCCTGGTCTGTCTTGATATCTGGGCTGACGGGCAGCACATGGGTTCCCTGCGTAGTGACGGCGTCATTTTGTGTACCCCCGTCGGCAGTTCCGGCTACAGCGTCTCGGCGGGCGGTGCGCTTCTGTATCCTTCAATGGATGCCATCGGCTTCACGCCGGTCTGTCCTTTCCTCAATACCATATCTCCCATGGTCTTTCCCGGTAACACGGATATCCAGCTCCAGGTGTTGCGCGGTTCCACCGACTGTTACCTGACGGTGGACGGGCAAGAGGGGCAGAAGCTTGAAAAGGGCGACGTGTTGCGCGTTTCGGGCTGGTCTGGCGCCGTGCAATTTCTCGGTGAAGGGGCCTCGTTTTTTGAACGTCTGCGCAGTCGCGGTTTTGTCTTACAGGGGTTGGCGGGCAGCAGCGTGGGGGAAAATCAATGAATAAAGGGCTTGTCCCCATGAAGGTCCGGGATATCCGTCTGGGGAACGATGTCCGCTTTGACGCATGGCTGTACAGCATGCTGATGGACAACAATATTGCGTACCGCATGAACCCTGACCTCATCGCGAGCCCGGAACAGATGTCCTTCATGGTGCACCTTGCCCCTGATCAGGTGTATCTGCCGTGCTCGGACGCCACGTTTTCCATGCTGTGCGCCCAAAACCCCTCTGTGGAACTGCGCAATCAATACAACCGCTCCTGGCGCATCATCATGCGGCTGGTACGCTCGTTTGTGCCCGACAAGGCGCAGCGCAGACGTATTTTGCAGTTTTGCCGCTATCGGTTTTCGCAGTACATAGCGCAGCATACTCTTATTCCATCGAGGCTGGTCAAAAGGATGACCGGTCTTGTGCTGGCGCAGGGGCACATGCTGGACGATCCGTGGGAATACAGGCGGCGGGAATCAACGGCGCAACAGCTTGAAATGCTGGCCTTGCCGGAGATTATGGCCAATCTTGAAGCCATGCCCAAGGGGCCGCCGCCATCCGGCATCTCTGAAGCGCGCCGCAGCATGGACTATGCGGAAGTGACACGCCTGCTCTGTCTTTCGGCCTTGTCGCGCGACTGGATTGAAAATACCCCTTCCAGCGAAGAAATACGCAAGGCCATGGATGAGGCGTATGCTGCCTGCGAAAGTCTGCGTCTCTATTTTGAGGCCAGCGCCGGGCGATCCGGCACCGTGCTTTTTCTCTGCGACGCTGATGGGGGCACCCTTTTTGACCTTGTGATGGTCCAAAGCCTTATCCGCATGGGTCATAGGGTTATTTTTGCCGTCAAATCGGGGTTTTATTTTTATGCGCCCACTCTGGAAGATGTGGAAACCGACCCGTCACTCAAGCCATGGCTGCGCGGAGGCATTGTTCTGCGTCAGGACAAGCTGAGCAAGAATGACCTGCTGCGCCATTTGCGGGAACATCGCCTTGTGGTGATCGGCGACGGCACGCGCGAAAGGCTCAACCTGTACCGCACCTCCGTGACGTTTTCCCGCGCCTGGAAAGAGGCAGACCTTATCCTTGGCAAAGGCTGGCGTGCCGCCGATACGCTGCTTGGCACCAGCCAGGAATTCACGCGCGACATCGTCTGCTACTGGCGTGACGGCAACGGTTTTCACATCAAACTGCGCAAACACGCCCGGGAGGCCCGCAAATTCAGCGAAGAAGCCATTGCCACCCAGGCGGAAAACATCATCGCCAGCATGCGCGAGGCCAAAGACCAGGGGCGGCCCGTTATGTTCTACAGCTGCGTCATTGGCAGCATCCCCGGTGAAACCTCCACCGCAATCAGCCTGGTACATGCCTTTGTGGACAATTTGCGCAAAAAAATGGATAATATCCTGATAATCAACCCCGCTGAGCACTTTATCGAAGGCATGGACGGGGATGACCTCATGTACATGTGGGAACGCGTGCAACGCAGCGGTCTCATTGATGTATGGCGCTTTCAAACATTTGAAGATATTGAGGAAAGCTTTGCACTTCTGGGGCGTAAGGTGCCCCCGCAGTGGTCCGGCAAGGATTCTACCTACTCCACCGGCTGCACCAAGGAAATGCGCATCGCTCTGGATGTGCAAGGCAAAAACCGCGAAATGCAGATCATTGGCCCCGAAGCCAGGCTTTTCTTCCGCAGGGGAGAGTATGGCGTGGGCAAGTACTTTGACGCAAGCATTCCTCATCAGAGCTGATCACCTAAGAGGGAGTAAGTTGACTTATGGCCGCTTATGAAGCCGTTATTGGCCTGGAAGTGCATGTGCAACTGGCCACGGCATCCAAACTGTTCTGTTCCTGCCCGACCACGTTTGGCCAACCGCCGAACTCCAATGTCTGTGAAGTCTGCTCCGGCATGCCTGGCTCTTTGCCTGTACCCAACAAGCAGGCCATACACTTTGCCGCTCTGGTGGGGTTGGCCACGGACTGCACCATAAATTCGCGGTCCGTCTTTGCCCGTAAAAACTATTTTTATCCCGACCTGCCCGCTGGGTACCAGATTTCCCAATTTGAACTGCCTATCTGCGAGCACGGCCATCTGGATATCACCGTTGACGGCGTGACCAAGCGTGTGGGCATCACCCGCATCCATATGGAAAACGATGCGGGCAAGAACATTCACGCGCAAGGTGAAAACGTCAGCTATGTAGATCTCAACAGGGCCGGCACGCCTTTGGTAGAAATCGTTTCCGAGCCGGACATGCGCTCCGCCGCCGAAGCTGTGGCCTACCTCAAGGCGCTGTACAGCATCGTCACCTATCTTGGCGTATGCGACGGCAATATGGAGGAAGGCAGCTTTCGGTGCGATGCCAACGTTTCCTTGCGCCCTGTGGGAGCAGAAGCCTTTGGCACGCGTACGGAACTGAAAAACCTTAATTCCTTCCGCAATGTGCAGCGCGCCATAGAGTATGAAATTGGCCGTCAGCAGGACGTTCTGGATGACGGAGACAAGGTCGTGCAGGAAACCCGTCTCTATGACGCGGTCAAGAACAGCACGGCGTCCATGCGCAGCAAGGAAGAAGCCCACGACTACAGGTATTTTCCGGATCCGGACATTCTGCCTGTGGAAATTTCAGCCGACGAAATGGCCCGCTGGAAGCAGGAACTGCCCGAATTGCCCAAGGCGAGGGCCGCTCGCTTTATGCAGATGACGGACCTGCCCGAGGCCGAGATTGAAGTGCTGGTGCAGAGCCGTGGCCTGGCGGATTTTTTTGAAGCCGCCGCCAAGCTTTATGATGCGCGCAAGGCCGCCAATTTTGTGCTTGGCCCCTTGCTGCGGGAATGCCACGCCCGTGGCCTCAGCGTCGCAGACCCGGCCCAATGGGCCATGAAGCCCGAAGCCCTTGCCGAACTGGCGCGTATTGTGGATCAAGGGCTTATCAGCGCCAAAATCGCCAGCGATATTTTTGGCGATATCTTTGAAAGCGGAACCATGCCCGAAGCCTATGTGAAGGAAAAGGGGCTGGTGCAAATTTCCGACACATCCGCCATTGAACAAGCCGTGGATGCCGTCATTGCCGCCAATCCCTCTGAAGTGGAAGCGTTCAAGGGCGGCAAGACCAAACTCATAAGTTTCTTTGTGGGCCAGATCATGCGCGCCACCAAGGGCAAGGCCAATCCCGCCCTTGTGAACGAACTGCTGGCGAAAAAACTGCAGTAGAGCATGTCACGGTGAAATGTTTGTGGGAGAAATGCTTTGTGGGGGAAATGCTTTGTGGGGGAGGGACCCTTTTGCAAAAGGGTCTCCTCCACCACGCCCCCACCCCCTAAAACTCTTATTGTGTGTTAGTTAATACACGGTTTTCAGGTTTGGAGCGGAGCAGATATGCCTGAAGCCTCTCCCCCTTTTCAACGACACAATGCTCAGGCTATCTGTGTTCGTGCTTTGTCACGACAAAACAAGGCCCCTTGCGTGCAAGGGGCCTTGTTTTATGCTTTCAAAGATGTTCTGGAGCGATGTTACGTAAACGTGCTCAGGCACGCTGGCTGCTATTTCACGCCAGTGGCTGCCGCCTCATCAACAACCCACACAAGATCGCCAAAGCCGGGCCGCACCATTTGTGCGGGCAAGGTGGGCGGGGCCAGCAGGTCAAGAGCGCGTGAAAGGACAGCGTGCTTTTCCGCCCCGGTCACAAGAAACATGCAGCACCGGGCATTGTTGATAACCGGGAGCGTCAATGTGAGCCGATCTGCCTTGCGTTCGGGCACATACTGGTCAATGACGAGACGTTTCTTTTCGGCCAGGGCCGGAGAATTGGGAAAAATGGAGCCAGTATGTCCGTCTTCGCCCATGCCCAGCAGCATAAAGTCAAAGCGGGGCATCTCCTGCGGGCCAAGATCGAATTCTGCGCGAAGCTGATTTTCATACTTGGCGGCAGCCTCGACAGGGTCTTCCTCACCGCGCATGCGATAAAAGTGCGTGGCGGGAACATAGCTCAACAATTCCTTACGGGCCAGGCCGTAATTGCTGTCGGCATGTTCAGGCCCGACACAGCGTTCATCCACCCAGAAAATACTCATTTTATCCCACGGCAGCCGGTCAGCCCAGTCATCTCCTGCCAGCAGGCGGAAAAGTGGAATCGGCGTCTGACCGCCAGAAAGGGCTATGCGAAAAACGCCCCTGTCGGCAACGGCCTCTTCGCACGCGGCAGCAAGGATATGCGCGGCGCGTTCAGCCATAGCGGCCGGATCTTTATGAATATGCACCGTGAGATGGATGGATCGGCTGAGGCCCGACATGTGGCGGCTCCTTCAAAGTTGACGATGGGAACGGGCCGGCGTGTGCCCAGGCCGTTCTGCGAGAATTTGCCTGCATAACAGTAGCCGCAGTAGCGCTGGGAACCCGGCTTTTCGGGCAGGCGAAGCGGTACGGCAGAAAATCTATATTTCTGACGCGCGCACGTGACCGCGTCAGTCTCATATTGCCCAAGAGGGGCCGAAACAACAGTCCCTATTATGGCACAGAAGCACAGGAGAGAAAAGTCCTATTTGTGTCAACAGTGTGCCGCGATTATTGAAATTCTTCAATCGGCGCCGGTGCTTCGGAAATGTGCAGCACTTCGCCGTTATCAAGGCCCAGGGTTTTCCAGGTACCCTTGCACTGCAAGGGTTGGCCGTTCAAAACGCGACGCCCGAGTTCACTGTTGCCGTCCAGTTCAATTGTCCAGTTGCGCTCAAAGTCTTCGCCCGGGTGCGTGGGCTGAACAGCATTCAGATAGCGGGTCAGTAAAGGCTCACCTGTGGCAGAGCTTAAATTAGTAAAAAGATTCATGTTGTTAACGCTGACAGTGCCTATGTTGCGCGCAAGAACATGCACAACCACGAGCAGGGTATTGCCGTCAGAAATAAGTCCGGCGCTGGCCGAACAGGGCTGGAGCGGGAAAAGTTCTTTCATGCGCTTTTCGGTGGCAGTGTTTCTGTCCAGTATCATCTGACGCTGGGCCGTCATGCGCTCCACCTGCGCCTCACGGAACTGGCGCACCAGTTCAGGGCTGTTCACCAGTTGGCGCACGCGCCACCCTGTAGGCGTTTGATCCATGCGCAGAATAAGCAGGAAATTTTTATCAAGAAGCGGATGCCGTGCCTTGGCTGTCAGCAGCGCCGTGCCGTCATTGGGAGGCTGCAGGCTGAGGGAGGAGGCCAGTTGTGCGAGAAAATCCGGAGGCAAGGCATAAAGGGCTGTTTTCAGGCGTATCTTGACATCGGGTTCATCCTTGACAGGTTCCTGCTTGGTGCGACTTTGTTTGAGCAGGGCCGTTTGGATCATGTCGGCAATCTGCCGTTCCTGATCTGCCCCTGCTTTAAGAAAAGGGTAATTTTGCGCCAGATCCTTGGCCAGCCCGCGAGAAAGCGAATTGAAGTCCACCATCTCAGCAATGGTTTCGGCGTCGCCTGTTTTCAGAGCGTCACGCAAAATTTCATAAGCATACTGGCTGGACTGGCGATACTGATAATAACGCCATCCGCTGAAGCTTACCACAATGACAATGAGCACCAGCACGGTGGCGGCCAGCGCCAGCGTATGCTGTCGGGCAAAGGCTACTATTTGGGGAATAAATGGAAGATTCATGGTCTACCCACGCAAAGACGCCTGACGCGAATTCAATGAGTTTTTTGAACCGCACTCCAGTGCCGGTTCCGGGCTGCGCAAACGGTGACGCTTAACCTTGAGCGGCATGGGGGTAACGGTACGCGCGGGTTCCAAATCAACACGTATGATGCCCCAGGCTCCGAAGGGCATACGCAGCCTGCGTGTGAAGCAACTCAAGGGGCAGGTGCCGCCCCAGGATTTGCGAGGCCCGTTCAGCGTACTCATGCCGCAGAGTTTCCCCATGTTGGCGTTTCTGATGATGCGCCAAACCTGCCACCAGCTATGGGGCGGGCCGGGCCAGGGCGATTTGCTGCCCTGAAGGCGGTGCAGAGCGTACGCCAGAGACATGCTGTTCCAAAAGGTAACTGCGATGCCTCTGGAGGAAACGCGCAAAGCCTCATGCACTGCGGCATCGATTTTTTTCGTGTCGCCTGCGGCAAGATGCAGCACCGCGCAATCAAAAAAATTATCTTCAAATGGCAAATAATCGTCGGCCGCGGCCAGTATTTCTGCACGTGCGCCCAGAACTGCCGCAGCTTGCGTCCGCTGTTCGGGGCGTAATTCAGTGACGGTCAGATCAAAGCCGCATTCCCACAGCAAGGGCGAAAATGCCCCTTGGCCGCAGTTGATTTCCAGCAGTGTTTTTTTTCTGCGTGGCCAACCTGCCAAACATTGCTGCAACAAATTTTGCTGCTTGCTCAAGGCAGAAGTGCCCTTGATGTTCCCATTCCACCACTTCATGCGACCTGCCTTCTCTGTGCTAATACAGCATTTTCGCATTGAGAATATCCATTCTCGCGGTAGCCGTTGCCCGCTCCTGCGGGCTTACGGATAGCGACAGTGGCTCTTCCACTTAGATGCCGTGTAACCAATTACTGTCTTCAGGCGTATTTTCCTGCGTCACAACGCCTGAAGCAATGCTTGCAAGACGCCCGCTTCGGTGCGTAACCACGCAAATAAATAGCGGTGCTGTCTTCATCCGTAAACCCTGCGGGCAACGGCTGAAGCTGCGTTTGCACCTCTGAGACGGGCGCCTGTTCACGCAGTCGCCAGAGTAATTTCAAAGTGAAATTGCTCTAACTGTTTATTAGGTCACTATTTTGCAAAGCGGCCAAAATGGCAAGAAAAACCTGTCAGACATCAGGAACCAGAAAAAAGCGTTTCAAGCATACACTACGGAAAAAACGCTGAAGAAGAAAGATGGCGGGGCGCATCCGCGTTCCCCGCCACACAAATTCGTTCAGCAAAAGAGTTTAAACGGCGGCAATAGATTCAATTTCTACTTTAGCGCCAAGAGGAAGGGCGCTGACCTCGACGCAGGAACGCGCCGGGCAGGGCTCCGTGAAATACTGCTTGTAGACTTCATTAACAGATCCAAACGCGGTAATATCAGTGATAAACACAGTGACTTTTACCAGGTTGGCCGCAGTCATGCCCTGCGACTCAAGGATGGCCAGTACGTTTTTGCAGCACTGGACGGCCTGCGTCGCAGCATCGCCCTCCACCAGCTTGCCCGTGGCAGGATCAATGGGCACCTGGCCGGAAAGAAACATGAGATTACCGGTTCTGATGGCCTGGCTGTAGGGGCCAACGGCGGCAGGGGCCTTGGGAGTGCTGACGACTTGCTTGTTCATGTTATGCTCCTTATCAGCGATACATGGGTAAAAGATTGAAGACAAAAAGAGTATGACAAACAGCTACAAAGCAGCCGTACAAGAGCAGCATGGGCGCGGTGAGCCTTCCGCCAGGCGCGGCGTAGCCCTTGCTTGCAAATTTTTTACGGCCAGCGCCAAGTAAAAGCGCTGGCACAATGACGGCCCAGAACGCCGAAGCCAACCCGGCCCAGCCAATGGCAGGCAAAAAACCGTCCGGCCATATGATGCCGCCAAGAATGGGCGGAGCAAATGTGACCAGAAGCGTCTTGGTGCGGCCTGAACGGCTGTCATCAAATTTGCACAGGTCAGCCATATAGTCAAAAAGTCCCAAACCCGCACCAAGAAAGGATGTGGCCACAGCCAGCAAAGAAAAGCTTTCAAGCATCCGCAGGATGAAAAAGCTGCCAATGTTCTCGCCTGCCGCGCCCATGAGGTCGCCAACATTGCCGCCAGCGGCTATGACGGCCTTGAAATCTTCGCGCGAAATGTTGCCATCAGCCGCTGTCAGCCATGAAATATAGCAAACCAGGGCCACGATGGTTCCATACCGCAGGCTTGCGTTAATGGTGTGCGGTTCCTTGCCCATATATTTTACCAGGCTTGGAACGGAGGCGTGAAAACAGAATGACGTCAGGTAGGTGGACACAGCCCCCCACAGAAAAATCATTTCTCCGCCTGCGCCCCGACTGTCCGTCAGGACATCCAGCCGCAGGTGCGTCATCATGCCGCTGATGGAAAAGAGATAGGTTATGACCATGCCGCCCACAAGCAGAATGGAGAATCTGTCTACCGCCTTGGAACTCCACCAGATGAAGAAAGTAAGCAGCAGGGCGAAGGCGAGGCTTGCAAGCGGACGCGACGGCATATTTCCTGTCATGGAATGGATGCTCTGCCCAATAATTGAGCCGCCGCCGCTGACATAGGCATAAATCAGTGTATACAGCACAAAGGCCACAGCGCAGCCATTGGCGAGGCTCCACCGTGGCCCGAGCAACTCCCGTACAATGGTGTGAAAACTGTGGCCAGGTTCAAAGTGCAGGCTCACTTCCAGCAGGGCCTGACTTGAGCGCAGCATGACGAGCCATGAAAGCAGCATGAGTCCAATAGACCAGAAAAACCACATACCTGCCGAAGCCATGGGCAGGGCCAGCATGCCGGCGCCAATGGCCGTTCCGGCCACAAGTGTTGAGCCGCCAAGCACGGGGGGAAGGCGAAAATTCATTACTGATCCTTAGTATCCTTGGTCGGGGGGATTTGAGGGGGGCGGGTGTGGAAATAGTTTGCAAGCAGCGCGCCCGAAATGTTTTGCCAGACGCTGTACAAAGCTCCGGCAATGGCCGCCGTGGGAGAAAAGTGCGCCAGCGCCAGGGCGGTGGCAAGGCCGGAATTCTTGGTGCCCACTGAAATGCACAGGGCCCGGCCCATGCCTGTGTCAAAGCGTCTGAACCGCGCCAAAAGGCTTCCTGCCGTGAGACCCGCAAGATTGAGGCATATGACGGCCACCAGGATGTCAAAGCCGGCCCGCAGGATATTTTCGGCGTTTATGGCCAGGATTCCGGCCACCACAAGCGTGATGGTC harbors:
- a CDS encoding ARMT1-like domain-containing protein, giving the protein MNKGLVPMKVRDIRLGNDVRFDAWLYSMLMDNNIAYRMNPDLIASPEQMSFMVHLAPDQVYLPCSDATFSMLCAQNPSVELRNQYNRSWRIIMRLVRSFVPDKAQRRRILQFCRYRFSQYIAQHTLIPSRLVKRMTGLVLAQGHMLDDPWEYRRRESTAQQLEMLALPEIMANLEAMPKGPPPSGISEARRSMDYAEVTRLLCLSALSRDWIENTPSSEEIRKAMDEAYAACESLRLYFEASAGRSGTVLFLCDADGGTLFDLVMVQSLIRMGHRVIFAVKSGFYFYAPTLEDVETDPSLKPWLRGGIVLRQDKLSKNDLLRHLREHRLVVIGDGTRERLNLYRTSVTFSRAWKEADLILGKGWRAADTLLGTSQEFTRDIVCYWRDGNGFHIKLRKHAREARKFSEEAIATQAENIIASMREAKDQGRPVMFYSCVIGSIPGETSTAISLVHAFVDNLRKKMDNILIINPAEHFIEGMDGDDLMYMWERVQRSGLIDVWRFQTFEDIEESFALLGRKVPPQWSGKDSTYSTGCTKEMRIALDVQGKNREMQIIGPEARLFFRRGEYGVGKYFDASIPHQS
- a CDS encoding ATP-binding protein, with the translated sequence MSKISPLPGSRLHATLDPARIPWDDSRGIPPQRNGRKNPFQPRAMQALDLALQIRARGYHVYLSGETDLGRTYMLLNYLRPQARKAPTPPDIIYVHNFADPDRPLLFALPAGQGKKLKQSLKELVDAIVKELPRRFEASAYMKRRAKLVDKFQTARMGLLRKMNSVAVDKGFNLDMDENGGLTLFPLVEGKRLNEEEFDNLDSAIRLKLKSRGDNLVQSMAGFMRQLNKAEESFQDDERGLEREAMGQVLNALLAPLEQRTLKACACEGLTGYFASLREDMLKNTDAFLQRDGVPPSLGIEVHGASGADSVLYRYAVNLLVDNSEQQGAPIVVDDHPTAVNLLGCIERESEMGALVTDFTLIRAGSLHKANGGFLVLHVEDLLQHPTAWEGLLRALRSNQARIEDSGEAPDTAIRTKGLTPDSLPLDLKVVLIGGEELYEGLLVNDDRFPKLFRIKAHIADEAERNATNIRHYLGHMAHIIQGCELPPFDRTALAWLVDLGSHLCEDQCRLSLRFPLLRELMIEASALANMRGVEIITAPILEEAYTARTYRANLVEEIFMEEYDREMIKVRTSGSAIGQVNGLSVTLHGDFEFGLPHCISCTVGVGHEGIIDLEREAELGGPIHTKAMMILKSYLTDLFARKKPLVLSGSLYFEQSYAGIEGDSASGAELVALLSALAEVPVRLDLAFTGAVSHSGQIMAVGGVTRKIEGFYKVCARHGLTGTQGVIIPHDNVDHLMLSPEVLKAVENKQFSIYAVRRIEEALLLLTGIAAGRRLKNGGFSRGSLYDLVDRRLERLGDYAQNAFRRSKRS
- the hemC gene encoding hydroxymethylbilane synthase translates to MRSTLTIATRGSRLALWQAEHIKSCLQAIAPELEIQLNVIKTKGDIILDVPLAKVGGKGLFVKEIEEALLNGEADLAVHSMKDVPMELPQGLLLGCVPPRENPTDCLLSCQYDSVAALPQNACVGTSSLRRQAQLLAQRPDLRIESLRGNVDTRLRKLRDGVYDAIVLASAGLNRLELTAPCMHSLDPQVFLPAVGQGALGIECREDDYELFALLAQLEDTPTRVCVEAERGFLAGLEGGCQVPIAGHARLLDDDTLCLEGLVAEVDGSRILRAQKQGHTSQARQWGLELASEILDQGGRAILEKLYRQS
- a CDS encoding D-sedoheptulose 7-phosphate isomerase, encoding MNDNALDIIAAHARDGARLRESFFSDQAVNLRDTALQFAVCLAKGGKILLCGNGGSAADAQHLAAEFVNRFLIDRPALPAIALTTDTSALTAIGNDLDFRQVFSRQVEALGRKGDILVGISTSGNSPNVVAALEAARSAGMRTLGLTGRGGGKMAPLCHMLLDVPSSHTPLIQEIHITAGHLLCQLTDHYLFENVAALTPYLHADTVKED
- a CDS encoding NAD(+)/NADH kinase, producing MGEEIGAWLKTQGHRADVVEAGPASSLYAADDLDFVVVLGGDGTMLGVARRLVGRNVPVLGINFGRVGFLTDAQPENWREKLEECLQGHERVRSCMALRWFLSRDGRALAEGAAINDVVVSRGSLSRLVCLDIWADGQHMGSLRSDGVILCTPVGSSGYSVSAGGALLYPSMDAIGFTPVCPFLNTISPMVFPGNTDIQLQVLRGSTDCYLTVDGQEGQKLEKGDVLRVSGWSGAVQFLGEGASFFERLRSRGFVLQGLAGSSVGENQ
- a CDS encoding FmdB family zinc ribbon protein, which encodes MPIFEYSCEKCDRKFEELVYGDAAPVCPYCGSDATHKLMSCCAHHGGGAHGGEYAPSSGSGGGCAGCSGGNCASCGH